Proteins encoded in a region of the Oncorhynchus clarkii lewisi isolate Uvic-CL-2024 chromosome 18, UVic_Ocla_1.0, whole genome shotgun sequence genome:
- the LOC139372701 gene encoding CD164 sialomucin-like 2 protein: MRGLELKALGAALLVLSVVITSHCQSDSSDCSQAESCDLCVGDSTLNLTGCVWRVCGNSNDTGCVSDQGDSQNCNVTNDPAMCTVIEIAEEGEGDSDESPPEPSEFSQASFDMSSFIGGIILVLCVQAGGFFAMRFLKKDTTYDPIEQPA, encoded by the exons ATGCGAGGGTTAGAGCTAAAGGCCCTCGGTGCAGCGTTGCTGGTCCTTTCAGTGGTTATCACCTCTCATTGTCAGTCGGACTCTTCAG ACTGCTCCCAGGCTGAGTCATGTGACCTGTGTGTCGGAGACTCCACCCTAAATCTGACTGGCTGTGTCTGGAGGGTCTGCGGGAACa GTAATGATACTGGGTGTGTATCTGATCAGGGTGATTCTCAGAACTGTAATGTGACAAACGACCCAGCCATGTGCACAg TCATAGAGATAGCGGAAGAAGGTGAAGGGGACTCAG ATGAGTCTCCTCCAGAGCCATCAGAGTTCTCCCAGGCCAGCTTTGACATGTCCAGTTTCATAGGAGGCATCATCCTGGTGCTGTGTGTGCAGGCTGGAGGATTCTTCGCCATGCGCTTCCTCAAGAAAGATACCACCTACGACCCCAt
- the LOC139372702 gene encoding G protein-coupled receptor 3, which produces MMTQNDSDIWFEESSGSGMTSPLSQLDQSDPTTIPEASSLSLWGVALCVSGTLIVSENTIVVAAILATPSLRAPVFLLLASLALADLLAGVALILHFLFLFCVEPTDWSDLMTSGLLATSLTASLLSLMGVALDRYLSLSHALTYGSCHSRRCAAGLLALVWLGSCLIGLGPMLGWHCLNDITSCSVARPLTRTYLSLLCGGFLLVIMVTLQLYTGICRVARRHAHAIATQRHFLPDDQSYKSKHGGRGKGLSRLLLVLGVFVSCWTPFALYGLLGDASSSPLYTYATLVPAAGNSLLNPLLYSLRNRDIRKVLLHACCPHRHTHNTHRPVDV; this is translated from the coding sequence ATGATGACCCAGAATGACTCGGACATCTGGTTCGAGGAGTCTTCAGGTTCAGGGATGACTTCGCCCCTTTCCCAGCTGGACCAATCAGATCCCACAACCATTCCTGAGGCCTCTTCTCTCAGCCTATGGGGAGTGGCACTGTGCGTCTCCGGAACCCTCATTGTGTCCGAGAACACCATCGTAGTGGCGGCCATCTTGGCCACACCTTCTCTCCGTGCTCCTGTCTTCCTGCTCCTCGCCAGCCTGGCATTGGCCGACCTGCTGGCGGGCGTGGCCTTGATCCTgcacttcctcttcctgttctGTGTGGAGCCCACGGATTGGTCAGATCTGATGACGTCAGGGCTTCTGGCGACATCACTGACCGCCTCCCTCCTCAGCCTGATGGGCGTGGCGCTGGACCGTTACCTGTCGCTAAGCCACGCCCTCACCTACGGCTCCTGCCACTCGCGTCGATGCGCCGCTGGTCTGCTGGCACTCGTCTGGCTGGGGTCATGTCTGATCGGCTTGGGCCCAATGCTGGGGTGGCACTGCCTCAATGACATCACATCCTGTTCCGTGGCGCGACCCCTGACTCGGACGTACCTGTCGTTGCTTTGTGGCGGCTTCCTGCTGGTCATCATGGTAACGCTGCAGCTATACACCGGGATCTGCCGCGTCGCTAGGCGGCACGCCCATGCCATTGCCACGCAGAGGCACTTCCTGCCTGACGACCAATCGTACAAGAGCAAGCACGGGGGCCGGGGGAAGGGCCTATCTCGGCTGTTGTTAGTCCTCGGAGTGTTTGTCAGCTGCTGGACGCCCTTCGCCCTTTACGGTTTGCTGGGCGACGCATCTAGCTCGCCCCTGTATACGTACGCTACGTTAGTGCCGGCTGCGGGGAACTCTCTGCTCAACCCTCTGCTGTATAGCCTGAGGAACAGAGACATACGCAAGGTGCTGCTGCACGCCTGCtgtcctcacagacacacacacaacacacacaggcctgTTGACGTGTAG